TTAAAACCTCTTAAGAAATTGCTGACACTTGGATGACCAAAGTTTGACCACATGAAATTGTTACCATTTAGGAAAGTTTGACCACATAAAACTATTACCAAAACGAAATGGTTGATGTTTACTATAAGAAGGCCACCTCCCTTCTATTCATCACACACATTACCTAGTTTCATTTGAAGAAAACGGTTTCTCCTTTacatctataaataaattattcattactTTGTTTAGAATCTCCGAAATTATACAACCTTTACATTACATTATTTGAATTCCAAATAGTTTTTCTGTTTTCAatgatctttttgtttttatgcggtttttgttaatatttcaGGGTTTTCTCCGCAACGAAAATGAGTGATCATAATTCAAACGACAATGGTACAAAACCGATCAGCGAGACGTCGTCTGGAACCAGCTTAACAACTCCTCAGTCTGAACGAAGATCTGGTGGTATCGTTGAAAGAGTGTCTGCAAGGATAGGAAGAGATATTCCACCGCTCAATATGGAAGGCATCAGCCGATTTGCTAATTCTTTCGGGAACCAGAATCTTGTTCATTTTCCTATTAGCGTAACATCTCCAGGATTCAGTAGTCTCTCTCCATCTTTGCAATCTCCAAATATGTTCACTAACTCTTCTTCACAGGTAagtaacaatgtgtttaataaGTTTAATATTGATCTCTACacgttatatatattaatatatgataaaactaaatgtttattGTCTTTGTGTAACTTATGTTTCAAGATTATCCCTCCGAGTCCAATCCCGAATGACGCGACTCAGGAGATGGTGGAAAATTCAGGTGGTGCCCATGCAACGATGATGATATCCAACAACAATCTTCCTCATCAGCCGTTGGACATTGATCTGCCTCCTCAAGGATGTAATAGATTTCTAGTGTCTCGAATTTGCTTTCAGTTTTGATTCTCCGCATAATAATATTGTTGTTTTTTACAGGTAAAAAAGGCACTACTGATATTCCAACGGAAGAGTCTGTTGATATCACATCTCATGAATCTAATGCTGATCCCATTGGTGCTCCTTTACTCCCTTCTTTTAATTCTGAAGTTGTTGCTGAAAAGGATGCTACGAACATCAGCTCCCTTAAAAGTGGTAGCGAAGACGATGACAAGGACAAATAATACAACCAAGAGgaagacaaagacaaagatcACAACATTGTTGTagaataacaataataataataacaataataataataataataatattaacaataataaatttaacatcTTAATTAAATTGCATAATTGATATATTGAATAATAAGTTTGACCTGAATTACATGATGTACAAAATCTTGTACTTATCCCGTCATAATGATTCTAATTATGTATAGATTTTCAATTCTTGGTTTAgaataattatcaaatataaaaggttcgataaatataagaaatttaGACCTGAGAAATGAGGAGAGAGTTACTCAAGAGGACGAACATCGCACCTGACTGCAAACTCTGGGTAGCTGGCTAGCGAAGACGATGACAAGAACGAATAATACAACCAAGAGGAAGAAAAAGACAAAGATCATAACATTGTtgtagaataataataataataatactaataataataataataataaactaggttaagatccgcgccttgcgcgggatcaacattatatatataaattagtttatgtattaaatacttttacatattatgaaataatatatatatatattaaataattaaaagtcagtaactattagatatataattaaattggtgtgaacatataaatcaattttattaatccaaaaaatatttttttttatatttgataggatatgttattaaatttaaatgatactaacatagataatatatattagtatatttttaatattaatgtctattaaaggatgatttctactcatatagtttttttttataacaaaattttcattgtgggattaatagttttagtaatttataatttttaaaaaaaataagttgtcaatgatcgttcaaaacttttatcaaaaaaattattcaaagtaaatttagaaactaaaatattgtattttatatggtttatagtttaatttaaagcgatatatatatatatatatatattgatcttaataattaattaaattagactttttacttatttaatttttgtaatcatttgtattttatcataacaaaaattttaaaccatagatcataaaatttgaatgtgagacttttaacagttttagtaatttatagccgtgtgtaaaaatttaaaatataacatatacataaaaatctaatttttattatatggttattttggttgtttaatttatttaatagtttaaaattaaaaaaatatgatagaagatacactattttttatcaaatctttattattcaaaatcattaatcactacaagaaaacacaccgaattccgacggaggttccgacggataccaaggtcgtcggacatttgtgacGGAATATTGACaactttccgacgaaatccaaaaaaattaagtcgtcggaattccgtcggccatttccgacggaattccgacgaaatatgggtcgtcggaattttccgacgacttttcgacgacattctgataaaaaatgtaaccgttgtagtcgtcggaagttcgtcggtatattccgacgaatttccgacgacattccgattaagaGCAAgacgtcggaattccgtcggtattttccgacggaattccgacgaactatgtgaccgttgccgacaaatatatatgaccgttgtatagccgtttgggattggacaactccgacggaattccgacggactgctttacatccgtcggaatttcgtcggaaagtcgtcggaggtccgtaagcaatttcctataaatacaacccctcctcattcaactcattcacacttcattctctcttcattctctttagtcataacaattccgtgaaaatcatgtcttcagaagtttattatcgttcgtggatggataaacctcatttggatccgaacaccaatttgcttacggaagaatacgttcaagggattggagaattcatgaggcttgttcaacagcaaccggatgcaaaaagtggtatgttaagatgtccctgctcttcttgcaataataataaggttataaaagaatttgatgtttggactcatttgtatatgaaagggttttcacgtaattataaagtttggtaccttcatggggaaactggttatgaatatggtagtactagcgaacctcagcctgttagtgaacctcagcctgatattaggttagaagaatctagaacggatatagattatggtgtaggtactgagcagatggtacatgatcattatagaggggaagaaccaaaccccgagtctaggagattttttgacatgttggatgcaggaaaacaacctttgtatcaaaattgtagagatggtcattcagtcttatcatctgcaactagattaatgg
The window above is part of the Brassica napus cultivar Da-Ae chromosome C3, Da-Ae, whole genome shotgun sequence genome. Proteins encoded here:
- the LOC125583372 gene encoding probable WRKY transcription factor 10, whose product is MSDHNSNDNGTKPISETSSGTSLTTPQSERRSGGIVERVSARIGRDIPPLNMEGISRFANSFGNQNLVHFPISVTSPGFSSLSPSLQSPNMFTNSSSQIIPPSPIPNDATQEMVENSGGAHATMMISNNNLPHQPLDIDLPPQGCKKGTTDIPTEESVDITSHESNADPIGAPLLPSFNSEVVAEKDATNISSLKSGSEDDDKDK